From Campylobacter upsaliensis, the proteins below share one genomic window:
- a CDS encoding potassium channel family protein, translating into MKNLTYGVIGLGKFGSVVAEELLAAGHTVVIADKDEEALKNIQNSVNYAYILDSTNVAALKEAGFHDLGVVIVSIGENVEKSILTLMALKDIGVSNIIAKATSNIHGQILSKLGATKVIYPEKESAKRLVKEFLVQSMDFEVFDLSSNTMRAVKITIDDKLAGNSLKHIAQNMHLVAYKKLNSNWEILPDLETITAFSGDVVILLGTTKELKEFEH; encoded by the coding sequence ATGAAAAATTTAACTTATGGCGTGATAGGACTTGGAAAATTTGGCTCTGTGGTGGCGGAGGAGCTTTTAGCCGCAGGGCATACGGTGGTGATAGCGGATAAAGATGAAGAAGCGCTTAAGAATATACAAAATAGCGTTAATTACGCTTATATTTTGGACTCTACTAATGTCGCTGCCCTTAAGGAGGCTGGTTTTCACGACCTTGGGGTTGTGATAGTAAGTATAGGGGAAAATGTGGAAAAAAGCATTTTAACCCTAATGGCACTTAAAGACATAGGCGTGAGTAATATCATCGCAAAAGCCACTTCTAATATACACGGACAAATTCTTTCAAAGCTGGGTGCGACTAAGGTCATCTACCCTGAAAAAGAAAGCGCAAAAAGACTGGTGAAGGAATTTTTGGTGCAGAGTATGGATTTTGAAGTATTTGACCTCTCTTCTAATACTATGCGTGCGGTAAAAATCACTATCGATGATAAATTAGCAGGAAATTCACTCAAACACATCGCGCAAAATATGCACTTAGTCGCCTATAAAAAACTCAATAGCAACTGGGAAATTTTGCCCGATTTAGAGACCATTACGGCTTTTTCGGGTGATGTTGTGATTTTACTTGGCACGACAAAAGAGCTAAAAGAATTTGAGCATTAA
- a CDS encoding amidohydrolase family protein: MIIKNAKIYGKELKDLEISQGLIQKIGENLQGEEIFDAKGLTLLPSFIDLCVYLKNDKFSLNHLDLLEKECLKGGVSTILLRDVMDFDEETFILFLQNLSHRTLQIFSSVKVKEPLKNIASMINQGAVALDLESKLNANILKIAMQYALMKKVPIFAKCLNEDFDDNGVMNDCLLSSKLGLIGMSELAESSEVAKLKEIAAFYQSEVIYDCLSLARSLKIATDETILISIHHLIKNENACENFNTAAKIKPPLRSEEDRAFLQNALKKGKIRFLSAMHCPKSSNLKDLAFDEAAFGIHSICEYVSLCYSFLVQNAFISWEKLCEATSLNPAKFLKLNSGEIKEGKEANLILFDENVSTKAPLNSLYSKDTLKGEVKHHLLKGEFVF, encoded by the coding sequence ATGATTATCAAAAATGCAAAAATTTATGGAAAAGAGCTAAAAGACCTTGAAATTTCACAAGGACTCATACAAAAAATAGGCGAAAATTTGCAAGGAGAAGAAATTTTTGACGCTAAGGGGCTAACGCTTTTGCCCTCTTTTATCGATTTATGTGTCTATCTTAAAAATGACAAATTTTCGCTCAATCACCTAGATCTTTTGGAAAAAGAGTGCTTAAAAGGCGGAGTTAGCACTATACTTTTGCGTGATGTAATGGACTTTGATGAAGAAACTTTTATTTTATTTTTACAAAATTTATCACACAGAACTTTACAAATTTTTTCTAGCGTTAAGGTTAAAGAACCGCTTAAAAATATCGCTTCAATGATTAATCAAGGTGCTGTGGCTTTGGATCTTGAAAGCAAACTTAATGCAAATATTCTTAAAATCGCTATGCAATACGCCCTGATGAAAAAAGTGCCTATTTTTGCAAAATGCTTAAATGAAGATTTTGACGATAATGGCGTGATGAACGACTGCCTTTTAAGCTCTAAATTAGGGCTTATAGGTATGAGTGAGCTTGCAGAAAGTAGCGAAGTCGCAAAGCTTAAAGAAATCGCCGCTTTTTATCAAAGTGAGGTTATATATGATTGCTTAAGTCTTGCAAGGTCCCTTAAGATCGCTACCGATGAGACGATTTTGATAAGTATTCATCATCTTATTAAAAATGAAAATGCTTGTGAGAATTTTAACACCGCCGCGAAAATCAAACCTCCCTTAAGAAGCGAAGAGGATAGAGCCTTTTTACAAAATGCCCTTAAAAAAGGCAAAATTCGCTTTTTAAGTGCTATGCACTGCCCTAAGTCTTCAAATTTAAAGGATTTAGCCTTTGATGAAGCGGCGTTTGGAATTCACAGCATTTGCGAGTATGTGAGCCTTTGTTATAGCTTTTTAGTGCAAAATGCCTTTATATCGTGGGAAAAATTATGCGAAGCGACAAGTCTCAATCCAGCCAAGTTTTTAAAGCTAAACAGCGGAGAAATCAAAGAGGGCAAAGAAGCAAATTTGATTTTATTTGACGAAAATGTAAGCACAAAAGCTCCTCTAAACTCCCTTTATAGCAAGGATACACTTAAAGGAGAGGTTAAACACCACTTGCTTAAAGGCGAATTTGTCTTTTAA
- a CDS encoding NAD(P)H-dependent glycerol-3-phosphate dehydrogenase, producing MSSIAIIGAGKWGSALYHALNTKNTCFISSPTPREMPHFIPIKEALKCDYLIFALSAQALHTWLKTHFKNQNAKVLIASKGIEARTGLFLDEIFMEFLDENQICVLSGPSFAAEVEKHLPTALMINGKNLALCKEFANFFPPFIKTYIDDDVRGAEICGAYKNVLAIASGICDGLKLGNNARASLISRGLIEMHRFGKFFKAKEETFLGLSGAGDLFLTASSMLSRNYRVGLMLAQNKNLQEILQTLGEVAEGVETAFAIEKLAKKNQIYTPIVSEVVSILQGESVRNSVEKLLKQKDWI from the coding sequence ATGAGTTCAATTGCCATCATAGGTGCTGGAAAATGGGGAAGTGCATTATACCACGCTTTAAACACGAAAAATACCTGCTTTATAAGCTCTCCTACTCCAAGAGAAATGCCTCATTTTATCCCCATAAAAGAAGCTTTAAAATGCGATTATCTCATCTTTGCTTTAAGTGCTCAAGCCCTGCATACTTGGCTTAAAACGCATTTTAAAAATCAAAATGCAAAAGTATTGATTGCTTCTAAGGGGATTGAGGCTAGGACAGGATTATTTTTAGATGAAATTTTTATGGAATTTTTAGATGAAAATCAAATTTGCGTCTTAAGCGGTCCGTCCTTTGCTGCGGAGGTAGAAAAGCACTTGCCAACTGCATTGATGATTAATGGTAAAAATTTAGCCCTTTGTAAGGAATTTGCAAATTTTTTCCCTCCCTTTATCAAAACTTATATTGATGATGATGTAAGAGGGGCTGAAATTTGCGGAGCGTATAAAAATGTCCTTGCTATAGCTAGTGGGATATGCGATGGCTTAAAGCTTGGAAATAATGCAAGGGCAAGTCTCATTTCAAGAGGCTTAATCGAAATGCACCGCTTTGGCAAATTTTTTAAGGCAAAAGAGGAGACTTTTTTAGGGTTAAGCGGGGCTGGGGATTTGTTCTTAACAGCTTCAAGTATGCTTTCAAGAAATTACCGCGTAGGTTTAATGTTAGCACAAAATAAAAATTTGCAAGAAATTTTACAAACGCTTGGCGAAGTGGCTGAGGGCGTTGAAACGGCTTTTGCTATCGAAAAATTGGCTAAAAAAAATCAAATTTACACCCCCATAGTAAGCGAAGTAGTAAGCATTTTACAAGGTGAGAGCGTAAGAAATTCGGTAGAAAAACTCTTAAAACAAAAAGATTGGATATAA
- a CDS encoding heavy metal translocating P-type ATPase translates to MEEYRLKIGKMSCVNCANAIENATRKLEGVEDASISYTNMSGVFLLKNDTAKQSVKDKISQLGFSVLQDELNIENAKQKELKRLKFKLLFAFILSSVIMAFEMFVFNTFSYNLQLILSFVVIFYCGFDFFFSALKGLRHKNLTMNTLVALGSLSAFLYSLCVYFGLFGEHLYFSGAAMIVSFVLLGKFIEEKTKNKAQIYQNKLQNLEAKKARILLENGEIKELSSSFVKTDDILLLSQNEVSPVDGLILEGRAEVDMSFLNGEFMPVLKKAGESIEAGAMIISGNLKLKASKKAMDSTLEQLKDLVFRASLFKSPLMRLIDKISAYFVGFILILALLVFLFYLPNLEKAFLHALAVLLISCPCALGLATPLALALAFEKGAKNFILLKNPAALEILSQIKLVFFDKTGTLTQNTLSVFKHNLSEENFLKLAQIQTQSSHPIAKAIAKKSKESTLKGEITHQIGKGLIYKEDENTYLIGNEELVKDTKELEKTREFLNTCDEFAPIRVYFAKNGVCLGGVALQNALKKDAKELINFLNLQHIKSVILSGDNEKSVAKIAKELQIDFHAKMTPKDKLNFLQKEQEQCKILFIGDGLNDAAALQKADLSISFSEASELAKQNTDIILMREDLTLIKLCFHLAKRTKHIIKLNLFWAFSYNLFSIPLAAGAFSLSLSPHLAALMMSLSSLAVVLNSLRLKMDKTF, encoded by the coding sequence TAGAAAATGCTACAAGAAAGCTTGAGGGCGTGGAGGATGCTAGCATTTCTTACACAAATATGAGTGGAGTTTTTTTACTTAAAAATGACACAGCAAAACAAAGCGTAAAAGATAAAATTTCTCAACTAGGCTTTAGTGTCTTACAAGATGAATTAAATATAGAAAATGCAAAGCAAAAAGAGCTAAAACGCCTTAAATTTAAGCTTTTATTTGCTTTTATCTTAAGTTCTGTCATTATGGCTTTTGAAATGTTTGTTTTTAACACTTTTTCTTATAATTTACAACTTATTTTAAGCTTTGTGGTGATTTTTTACTGCGGATTTGACTTCTTTTTCAGTGCTTTAAAGGGCTTAAGGCATAAAAATTTGACGATGAATACCCTAGTTGCTTTGGGAAGTTTAAGTGCGTTTTTATACTCTTTGTGTGTGTATTTTGGGCTTTTTGGGGAGCATTTATATTTTAGCGGGGCGGCGATGATTGTCTCTTTTGTGCTTTTGGGTAAATTTATCGAGGAAAAAACTAAAAATAAAGCACAAATATACCAAAACAAACTCCAAAATTTAGAGGCTAAAAAGGCAAGAATTTTACTTGAAAATGGCGAGATTAAGGAGCTTTCTAGCTCTTTTGTCAAAACTGATGATATTTTGCTACTTTCTCAAAATGAAGTAAGTCCTGTCGATGGGCTGATTTTAGAGGGCAGGGCTGAAGTGGATATGAGCTTTTTAAATGGCGAATTTATGCCTGTGCTTAAAAAAGCTGGAGAAAGTATAGAGGCTGGGGCGATGATCATTAGCGGAAATTTAAAGCTAAAGGCAAGCAAAAAGGCTATGGATAGCACCCTAGAGCAGCTTAAAGACCTTGTTTTTAGGGCGAGTCTTTTTAAAAGCCCCCTAATGCGTTTGATTGATAAAATTTCGGCTTATTTTGTGGGCTTTATCCTCATCTTAGCCTTGCTAGTTTTTCTATTTTATTTACCAAATTTAGAAAAGGCTTTTTTACACGCGCTAGCCGTGCTTTTGATCTCTTGCCCTTGTGCCTTAGGACTTGCCACGCCTCTAGCTCTAGCTCTAGCCTTTGAAAAAGGAGCTAAAAATTTTATCCTGCTTAAAAACCCTGCCGCACTTGAAATTTTAAGTCAAATCAAACTTGTGTTTTTTGATAAAACAGGCACACTCACGCAAAATACACTAAGCGTTTTTAAGCATAATTTAAGTGAAGAAAATTTCCTTAAACTCGCTCAAATTCAAACTCAAAGTTCTCACCCTATCGCAAAAGCTATCGCTAAAAAATCAAAAGAAAGCACCTTAAAAGGTGAAATCACTCATCAAATCGGCAAGGGGCTTATTTACAAAGAGGACGAAAATACCTATCTCATAGGCAATGAAGAGCTAGTTAAAGACACAAAAGAACTAGAAAAAACGAGAGAATTTTTAAATACTTGCGATGAATTTGCACCCATTAGGGTTTATTTTGCTAAAAATGGCGTTTGCCTTGGAGGCGTAGCCTTACAAAATGCCCTTAAAAAAGATGCAAAAGAGCTAATAAACTTTTTAAATTTACAACACATTAAAAGCGTGATTTTAAGCGGAGATAATGAAAAAAGCGTAGCAAAAATAGCCAAAGAATTACAAATCGACTTTCACGCTAAAATGACCCCCAAAGATAAGCTTAATTTCTTACAAAAAGAACAAGAACAATGTAAAATTCTTTTCATAGGCGATGGTTTAAATGACGCCGCCGCACTTCAAAAAGCAGACCTTAGCATAAGTTTTAGCGAGGCAAGTGAGTTAGCAAAGCAAAATACCGATATTATTTTAATGCGTGAAGATTTGACCCTCATTAAGCTTTGTTTTCATCTGGCAAAAAGGACAAAACACATCATCAAGCTTAATCTTTTTTGGGCTTTTAGCTATAATCTTTTTAGCATACCTCTTGCAGCGGGGGCTTTTAGCCTTTCATTAAGCCCACATTTAGCCGCTTTAATGATGAGTTTAAGCTCTTTAGCTGTGGTTTTAAATTCTTTAAGACTTAAAATGGATAAAACTTTCTAA